One segment of Urocitellus parryii isolate mUroPar1 chromosome 5, mUroPar1.hap1, whole genome shotgun sequence DNA contains the following:
- the Hmga2 gene encoding high mobility group protein HMGI-C, with amino-acid sequence MSARGEGAGQPSTSAQGQPAVPAPQKRGRGRPRKQQQEPTCEPSPKRPRGRPKGSKNKSPSKAAQKKAEATGEKRPRGRPRKWSSMAPQLASE; translated from the exons ATGAGCGCACGCGGTGAAGGCGCCGGGCAGCCGTCCACTTCAGCCCAGGGACAACCTGCCGTCCCGGCGCCTCAGAAAAGAGGACGCGGCCGACCCAGGAAGCAACAGCAA GAGCCAACCTGTGAGCCCTCACCTAAGAGACCCAGGGGAAGACCTAAAGGCAGCAAAAACAAGAGTCCCTCTAAAGCAGCTCAAAAG aAAGCAGAAGCCACTGGAGAAAAACGGCCAAGAGGCAGACCCAGGAAATGG TCTTCCATGGCTCCACAACTGGCGAGTGAATGA